A window from Dermacentor albipictus isolate Rhodes 1998 colony chromosome 10, USDA_Dalb.pri_finalv2, whole genome shotgun sequence encodes these proteins:
- the LOC135907410 gene encoding uncharacterized protein, whose amino-acid sequence MDEELSELESGAVMRDHTLDMMNFCYLDLLDQSSLKGERQQVAMDTGADWLPDTTSLLPTASEWSLPLRRSLCLNETPGDNQRVTDKQGDSAVTDSKSGELKATDGWRSFLSKATRPLVLVSILLAVAIAIAFAYAIVTAARLAPHRAKRGLARSFNDTDAALG is encoded by the exons ATGGACGAGGAGCTCTCGGAACTCGAAAGCGGGGCGGTGATGAGAGACCACACCCTGGATATGATGAACTTTTGCTATCTCGACCTGCTGGACCAGTCGTCGCTGAAGGGCGAACGGCAGCAGGTGGCCATGGACACGGGCGCTGATTGGTTGCCTGACACCACCTCGCTGCTGCCGACGGCATCGGAATGGAGCTTACCTCTGCGGCGAAGCCTCTGCCTCAATGAGACTCCTGGCGACAATCAGCGAGTGACCGATAAACAAG GCGACAGCGCGGTCACGGATAGCAAGTCCGGCGAGTTGAAGGCCACCGACGGATGGCGATCCTTCCTGAGCAAGGCAACCCGGCCTTTGGTCCTCGTCTCCATCCTGCTGGCTGTGGCCATCGCGATCGCGTTCGCGTATGCGATCGTTACCGCCGCCCGCCTGGCTCCCCATCGCGCGAAGCGGGGCCTGGCGCGGTCATTCAACGACACGGATGCCGCTTTGGGCTAA